From a single Chlamydia muridarum str. Nigg genomic region:
- a CDS encoding bactofilin family protein, with amino-acid sequence MFKRPTKNFFDGVQTLYEDNGANSAGYSAYPQRTERLENHPNIFETAKPAETRLLSQEEHPQWTTDQQEVAIIQENVFPEEPETTLGEGVSFKGELTFERLLRIDGNFEGILVSKGKIIVGPRGYVKANIDLEEAVIAGVVEGNITVTGKVSLQGNAMVTGDIQAGSLCVDEGVRLCGYVSIQGAVPSQQEEIDL; translated from the coding sequence ATGTTCAAGAGACCTACGAAAAATTTTTTTGATGGAGTCCAAACTTTGTATGAGGATAATGGCGCTAATTCCGCAGGTTATAGTGCTTATCCCCAACGAACAGAACGTTTAGAAAATCACCCCAACATTTTCGAAACTGCTAAGCCAGCAGAAACACGCTTGCTATCTCAAGAAGAACATCCCCAATGGACTACTGATCAGCAAGAAGTGGCTATCATTCAAGAAAATGTTTTCCCAGAAGAACCAGAAACTACTTTAGGAGAGGGAGTCTCTTTTAAAGGAGAGCTGACTTTTGAACGATTACTCCGTATAGACGGGAATTTTGAAGGCATTCTTGTTTCTAAAGGGAAAATTATCGTGGGCCCTCGAGGATATGTGAAGGCTAATATTGATCTAGAAGAAGCTGTAATTGCTGGAGTCGTTGAAGGCAATATTACAGTAACTGGGAAAGTATCTCTTCAAGGGAATGCGATGGTCACTGGCGATATTCAGGCGGGGAGCCTTTGTGTAGACGAAGGTGTGCGCTTGTGTGGCTATGTTTCTATCCAGGGAGCTGTTCCTAGTCAGCAAGAAGAAATAGACTTATAA
- a CDS encoding lipoyl protein ligase domain-containing protein, giving the protein MRIRIIDSIRGTPRELMKKDRLLLDSLKAGEMILHLYEWEGLFPVTYGCFIKPERFFLANWESLGVSAASRPTGGGITFHNGDYAFSLLVSSENPSYQDSVLANYHVVNRFVLKVVNKLFRLEGALSSNEISTERVESANFCVAKTSKYDVLVGDKKVGGAAQRSVKQGFLHQGSIFLSGNSLSFYRKILLPQLLDKIGPEIEKQAFFPLGIEASASVLKEVRGEVKDSLMRIFMQEGI; this is encoded by the coding sequence ATGAGAATTCGTATCATTGATTCTATTAGAGGGACTCCTAGAGAGCTTATGAAGAAGGATCGTTTGCTCCTAGATTCTTTAAAAGCGGGGGAGATGATTCTTCATTTGTATGAGTGGGAAGGTCTTTTTCCTGTGACCTACGGGTGCTTTATCAAGCCTGAAAGATTTTTTTTGGCTAATTGGGAGTCTTTGGGAGTAAGCGCTGCAAGTCGTCCTACAGGAGGGGGGATCACCTTCCATAATGGGGATTATGCATTTTCTTTACTCGTATCGTCAGAAAATCCCTCTTATCAAGACTCTGTTTTAGCAAATTATCATGTGGTAAACCGTTTTGTCCTCAAAGTTGTTAATAAATTGTTTAGGTTAGAAGGTGCATTATCTTCCAACGAAATATCAACTGAACGAGTAGAGTCCGCTAACTTTTGTGTAGCAAAAACTTCTAAATACGATGTTCTCGTAGGGGATAAAAAAGTGGGGGGAGCGGCTCAAAGGTCCGTAAAGCAGGGATTTTTACATCAGGGTTCTATCTTTTTATCTGGAAACTCTCTTAGTTTTTATCGAAAAATTTTATTGCCGCAGCTCTTAGATAAAATCGGACCAGAAATAGAGAAACAAGCTTTCTTCCCATTAGGGATAGAGGCTTCTGCATCTGTATTAAAAGAAGTCAGAGGAGAGGTTAAGGACTCCTTGATGCGAATTTTTATGCAGGAAGGGATTTAG
- a CDS encoding Na(+)-transporting NADH-quinone reductase subunit B yields MLEKFVDSLWKFCRKSKFQYMTPVADAVDSFCFEPLHTPSSPPFVRDAVDVKRWMMLVVIALMPTVFVAIWNSGLQALVYQSSDPQIMEAFLHISGFTSYFSFVSKEIGIASVLFAGCKIFLPLLFISYAVGGTCEVLFAIIRKHKIAEGLLVTGMLYPLILPPTIPYWMAALGIAFGVVIGKELFGGTGMNILNPALTGRAFLFFTFPAKMSGDVWVGSNPSKIKESLAMMNSLAERSNFDGFSQSTCLQILNSTPPSVKRVHIDAIASNILKLEHVPSQEVLQSQFSTWAESFPGLTVDQLSLDQLQNFVTSPTAEGGLGLLPAHFDAAYSLTDAIYGIGKFSTGNLFFGNIVGSLGETSTVACLLGAGLLLLTGIASWRTMLSFGLSSLFFAWLFKIISILAAGQSGAWAPAKFFIPVYRHLFIGGLAFGLVFMATDPVTSPATKLAKWFYGAFIGFLTILIRLINPAYPEGVMLAILLGNVFAPSFDRIALKQYRQRRV; encoded by the coding sequence ATGCTCGAAAAATTTGTCGATTCCCTTTGGAAATTTTGTCGTAAAAGCAAATTTCAATACATGACACCTGTAGCAGATGCTGTGGATAGTTTCTGCTTCGAGCCCCTACACACACCATCCTCTCCTCCGTTCGTAAGAGATGCTGTCGACGTGAAACGTTGGATGATGCTAGTTGTAATTGCTCTAATGCCAACAGTCTTTGTCGCTATTTGGAATTCTGGTCTACAAGCCTTAGTCTATCAGTCTTCCGACCCCCAAATTATGGAAGCATTTTTGCACATATCTGGATTTACTAGCTATTTCTCATTCGTTTCCAAAGAGATCGGCATTGCTTCCGTCCTGTTCGCCGGATGTAAGATTTTTCTACCTCTTTTATTCATTAGCTATGCCGTCGGAGGCACTTGTGAAGTTCTTTTCGCCATTATTCGTAAACATAAAATAGCAGAAGGACTTTTGGTTACGGGAATGCTGTATCCCCTCATTCTTCCTCCTACTATTCCCTATTGGATGGCAGCCTTAGGGATTGCTTTTGGAGTGGTTATCGGGAAAGAGCTTTTTGGCGGCACTGGCATGAATATCCTCAACCCAGCCCTAACAGGAAGAGCATTTCTATTCTTCACATTCCCTGCTAAGATGAGCGGAGATGTCTGGGTTGGAAGCAATCCTAGCAAAATTAAAGAAAGCCTTGCTATGATGAATTCCTTGGCTGAAAGAAGCAATTTCGATGGATTTTCTCAATCTACCTGTTTACAAATCCTTAACTCAACTCCCCCTTCTGTTAAACGCGTTCATATCGACGCTATTGCCTCTAATATTTTAAAACTTGAACACGTTCCTTCTCAGGAAGTTCTTCAATCACAATTTTCTACATGGGCAGAGTCCTTCCCTGGATTAACTGTAGATCAGCTTTCTTTAGATCAGCTTCAAAACTTTGTAACATCTCCTACAGCTGAAGGAGGTCTAGGTCTTCTTCCTGCACATTTTGACGCAGCCTATTCTCTTACCGATGCTATTTATGGTATTGGAAAATTTTCTACCGGGAATCTATTTTTTGGAAATATTGTGGGATCTTTGGGAGAAACCTCAACTGTAGCCTGCTTGCTCGGAGCCGGTCTCCTACTATTAACCGGAATCGCTTCTTGGCGGACTATGCTTTCTTTTGGTCTCAGTTCTCTATTTTTTGCCTGGCTATTTAAAATTATAAGCATCTTAGCTGCTGGACAATCAGGAGCTTGGGCTCCAGCGAAATTTTTTATTCCCGTTTATCGCCATCTTTTTATTGGAGGATTAGCTTTTGGCCTAGTCTTCATGGCTACGGATCCTGTTACTTCTCCTGCAACCAAACTGGCAAAATGGTTTTACGGTGCTTTTATAGGTTTTCTTACGATCCTTATACGCTTAATTAATCCCGCATATCCCGAAGGAGTTATGCTAGCAATCCTATTAGGGAATGTCTTTGCACCATCATTCGACCGTATTGCCCTCAAGCAATACAGACAACGGAGAGTATAA
- a CDS encoding DUF5399 family protein has translation MVEIFNYSTSVYEKHSSTNKLVSDFRKEIQMEGAAIRDIAKHAQILDMTPKPSALSTLMQTNKKTCWASFSPPANFHKQRFSTPYLVPSLGSPDKQDQDMEKISSYLKVLTRGKFSYRSETSPLLKKNKPSSDQDDTSKQSFDQDEEEDALVHEGKILLRALDQGIKSSNLLIDYVISRIFQFVQG, from the coding sequence ATGGTCGAGATTTTCAACTACAGCACCTCGGTATACGAGAAGCACAGCTCTACAAATAAGCTCGTTAGTGATTTTCGTAAGGAAATCCAGATGGAAGGTGCGGCTATTCGCGATATAGCTAAGCATGCTCAAATCTTAGATATGACGCCTAAGCCTTCGGCTCTGTCGACGCTTATGCAAACCAATAAAAAAACATGCTGGGCCTCCTTTTCTCCTCCAGCAAATTTTCATAAGCAACGATTTTCCACTCCCTACCTAGTTCCATCTCTTGGCTCTCCAGACAAACAAGACCAAGACATGGAGAAGATTTCCTCTTATTTAAAAGTTCTGACCAGAGGGAAATTTTCCTATCGCTCAGAAACGTCCCCCTTGTTAAAAAAAAATAAGCCTTCATCTGATCAAGACGATACCTCCAAACAAAGCTTTGACCAAGACGAGGAAGAGGATGCTTTGGTTCATGAAGGTAAGATATTACTCAGAGCATTAGATCAAGGGATTAAAAGCTCTAATCTTCTAATTGACTACGTCATTTCTCGTATTTTTCAATTCGTACAAGGTTAA
- a CDS encoding Na(+)-translocating NADH-quinone reductase subunit C: MASKSRHYLNQPWYIILFIFVLSLVAGTLLSSVSYVLSPIQKQAAEFDRNQQMLMAAQIISYDNKFQIYAEGDWQPAVYNTKKQILEKSSSTPPQVTVATLCSYFQNFVRVLLTDSQGNLSSFEDHNLNLEEFLSHPTSSVQDHSLHVIYAILANDESSKKLSSSQVAKNPVSIESIILPIKGFGLWGPIYGFLALEKDGNTVLGTCWYQHGETPGLGANITNPQWQQNFRGKKVFLASSSGETDFAKTTLGLEVIKGSVSALLGDSPKANSAVDGISGATLTCNGVTEAFANSLAPYRPLLTFFANLNSSGESHDNQ; encoded by the coding sequence ATGGCATCCAAGTCTCGTCATTATCTTAACCAGCCTTGGTACATTATCTTATTCATCTTTGTTCTTAGTCTGGTTGCTGGTACCCTTCTTTCTTCAGTTTCCTATGTTCTATCTCCAATCCAAAAACAAGCTGCAGAATTTGATCGTAATCAGCAAATGTTGATGGCCGCACAAATTATTTCCTATGACAATAAATTCCAAATATATGCTGAAGGGGATTGGCAACCTGCTGTCTATAATACAAAAAAACAGATACTAGAAAAAAGCTCTTCCACTCCACCACAAGTGACTGTGGCGACTCTATGCTCTTATTTTCAAAATTTTGTTAGAGTTTTGCTTACAGACTCCCAAGGGAATCTTTCTTCTTTTGAAGATCACAATCTTAACCTAGAAGAGTTCTTATCCCACCCCACATCTTCAGTACAAGATCACTCTCTGCATGTAATTTATGCTATTCTAGCAAACGATGAATCCTCTAAAAAGTTATCATCCTCCCAAGTAGCAAAAAATCCGGTATCCATAGAGTCTATTATTCTTCCTATAAAAGGATTTGGTTTATGGGGACCAATCTATGGATTTCTTGCTTTAGAAAAGGACGGTAATACGGTTCTAGGGACATGCTGGTATCAACATGGTGAGACTCCAGGATTAGGAGCAAATATAACTAATCCCCAATGGCAACAAAATTTCAGAGGAAAAAAAGTATTTCTCGCTTCCTCTTCCGGAGAAACCGATTTTGCTAAAACAACTCTAGGACTAGAAGTTATAAAAGGATCTGTTTCTGCATTATTAGGGGACTCTCCCAAAGCTAATTCCGCTGTTGATGGAATTTCAGGAGCTACACTGACCTGTAATGGAGTTACTGAAGCTTTTGCTAATTCGCTAGCTCCTTACCGCCCCTTATTGACTTTCTTCGCCAATCTTAACTCTAGTGGAGAATCTCATGACAACCAATAA
- a CDS encoding type III secretion chaperone, translating into MLDNEWKAILGWGDEELEELRISGYSFLRQGHYQKAILFFEALIILDPLSVYDFQTLGGLYLQINENAKALYILDQALRMQGDHLPTLLNKTKALFCLGRIEEASAIASYLTSCADPIIADDAEALLLSYVKTPLITAR; encoded by the coding sequence ATGCTAGATAATGAGTGGAAAGCAATTTTAGGATGGGGAGACGAAGAACTTGAAGAGCTCCGCATTTCCGGGTATTCATTTCTTCGCCAGGGGCACTATCAAAAAGCTATTCTTTTTTTTGAAGCTCTAATTATCCTAGATCCTTTGAGTGTTTATGATTTTCAGACTTTAGGGGGTCTTTACTTGCAAATCAATGAGAATGCCAAAGCGCTCTATATCTTAGATCAAGCTTTGCGTATGCAAGGAGATCATCTCCCTACTCTCCTTAATAAAACTAAAGCGCTATTTTGTCTTGGACGCATAGAGGAGGCATCCGCAATAGCTTCTTACCTAACTTCATGTGCAGATCCTATTATCGCCGATGATGCGGAAGCTTTACTACTTAGCTATGTGAAAACTCCTTTAATTACCGCTCGATAA
- the nqrD gene encoding NADH:ubiquinone reductase (Na(+)-transporting) subunit D — MTTNKSSLSYFTDALWINNQPLVAILGICSALAVTTTVTTALTMGLAVSFVTGFASFVVSLLRKITPESVRMIAQLIIISLFVILIDQFLKAFFFNISKTLSVFVGLIITNCIVMGRAESMARHISPIPAFLDGLGSGLGYGWVLVCISIIRELFGFGTILGFHIIPKIFYASAAHPDGYENLGLMVLAPSAFFLLGIMVWLVNIVRASKTKR; from the coding sequence ATGACAACCAATAAATCCTCTTTAAGCTACTTTACTGATGCTTTGTGGATCAATAACCAGCCTCTCGTCGCTATTCTAGGGATCTGTTCAGCTCTTGCTGTTACCACCACAGTAACAACGGCTTTAACAATGGGATTAGCCGTTAGCTTTGTTACCGGATTCGCTTCTTTTGTTGTATCTTTACTAAGAAAAATTACTCCAGAAAGCGTTCGAATGATCGCTCAGCTTATCATCATTAGCCTTTTTGTGATCCTTATCGACCAATTTTTAAAAGCCTTTTTTTTCAATATTTCCAAAACGCTTTCTGTTTTTGTTGGTCTAATCATTACTAACTGTATTGTCATGGGACGAGCAGAAAGTATGGCTAGACATATTTCTCCTATTCCTGCGTTTTTAGATGGTCTGGGATCGGGACTTGGATATGGGTGGGTTCTTGTTTGCATCAGTATCATTAGAGAGTTATTCGGGTTTGGAACCATTTTAGGCTTCCACATCATTCCTAAGATTTTTTATGCTTCAGCAGCTCACCCCGATGGATATGAAAACTTAGGGTTGATGGTTTTAGCTCCATCAGCATTTTTCCTATTAGGAATCATGGTTTGGCTGGTGAATATTGTTAGAGCTTCAAAGACAAAGAGGTAA
- the dnaA gene encoding chromosomal replication initiator protein DnaA, which translates to MLTCNDCSTWEQFVNYIKTRCSKTAFENWIAPIQVLEESREKIRLEIPNIFVQSYLLDNYKKDLCSFVPLDAEGNPALEFVVSEIKRSSPQIAASVTKPAVEVSEENKDFQLKLNGAYRFDNFIEGPSNQFVKSAALGIAARPGRSYNPLFIHGGVGLGKTHLLHAVGHYVREHHKNLRIHCITTEAFINDLVHHLRVKSIDKMKNFYRSLDLLLVDDIQFLQNRQNFEEEFCNTFETLIHLSKQIVVTSDKPPGQLKLSERIIARMEWGLVAHVGVPDLETRVAILQHKAEQKGLNIPNEIAFYIADHVYGNVRQLEGAINKLTAYCLLFNKPLTETTVRDTLKELFRTPSKQKVSVESILKSVATVFQVKIQDLKGTSRAKNVPLARQVAMYLAKTLITDSLVAIGAAFGKTHSTVLYACKTIEQKIEKDALLKNQISLCKNNIAIDSPQHFV; encoded by the coding sequence ATGTTAACTTGCAACGATTGCAGTACGTGGGAACAGTTCGTTAATTATATCAAGACCCGCTGCTCCAAAACAGCTTTTGAAAACTGGATTGCTCCTATCCAAGTATTAGAAGAATCTCGAGAAAAAATTCGGTTAGAAATTCCGAATATATTTGTCCAAAGTTATCTGTTAGATAACTACAAAAAGGATCTTTGTTCTTTTGTGCCTCTTGATGCAGAAGGCAATCCTGCGTTGGAGTTTGTTGTTTCGGAGATTAAGCGTTCTTCTCCCCAAATAGCCGCGTCTGTTACTAAGCCTGCCGTCGAAGTTTCAGAAGAAAATAAAGATTTTCAACTCAAACTTAATGGAGCTTATCGCTTTGATAATTTCATTGAAGGTCCCTCCAATCAGTTTGTAAAATCTGCTGCCTTAGGGATTGCTGCTCGCCCAGGAAGATCTTACAACCCCTTATTTATTCATGGCGGAGTGGGATTAGGTAAGACTCACCTACTTCATGCTGTTGGACATTATGTTCGCGAACACCATAAGAATCTCCGCATACACTGCATTACAACAGAAGCTTTTATCAATGATTTAGTTCATCATTTGCGAGTTAAATCTATTGATAAGATGAAAAATTTTTATAGATCTTTAGATCTTCTCCTTGTCGATGATATTCAGTTCTTACAAAACCGACAAAATTTTGAAGAAGAGTTCTGTAACACTTTTGAAACTCTAATCCACCTGTCCAAACAGATTGTTGTAACTAGTGATAAACCCCCAGGCCAACTCAAATTGTCCGAACGGATTATTGCTAGAATGGAATGGGGGCTCGTTGCTCATGTTGGAGTTCCTGATTTAGAAACCCGTGTTGCTATTTTACAACATAAGGCTGAACAAAAAGGACTTAACATTCCTAACGAAATTGCTTTTTACATAGCAGACCACGTTTATGGAAACGTTCGTCAACTTGAAGGAGCGATTAATAAACTTACTGCATATTGTCTTTTATTTAATAAGCCTCTGACAGAAACCACTGTTCGGGATACTTTAAAGGAGCTTTTCCGTACCCCATCTAAACAGAAAGTTTCTGTTGAGAGCATTTTAAAGAGTGTTGCTACAGTATTTCAGGTAAAAATTCAGGATCTTAAGGGAACTTCTAGAGCTAAAAATGTGCCTTTAGCTAGACAAGTTGCCATGTATCTGGCTAAAACTCTAATTACCGATTCTCTTGTTGCGATTGGTGCCGCTTTTGGAAAAACTCACTCAACAGTTCTTTATGCATGCAAGACAATCGAACAAAAAATAGAAAAAGACGCTCTGCTAAAAAATCAGATTAGCTTATGCAAGAATAATATAGCGATAGACTCACCACAACACTTTGTGTAG
- a CDS encoding glycine cleavage protein H-like protein — protein sequence MKGKKYYSDYHVWIEPIHSQIVRLGLSSRMQEHLGNILHIDLPSLGASIKEGEELCVLESSKSAIEVLSPVSGEVIEVNIALEDDTHPINHSAESEGWFVVLQLSEDFDGERFSLDP from the coding sequence ATGAAAGGTAAAAAATATTATTCCGACTACCATGTATGGATAGAGCCTATTCATTCTCAAATTGTGAGACTTGGTTTATCATCTCGGATGCAGGAGCATTTGGGGAATATTTTGCATATAGATCTGCCTTCTTTAGGAGCTTCTATTAAAGAAGGAGAAGAACTTTGTGTTTTAGAGTCTTCGAAATCTGCTATTGAAGTGCTTTCTCCTGTTTCTGGAGAAGTGATAGAAGTTAATATTGCGCTTGAAGACGATACTCATCCAATTAATCATTCTGCAGAATCCGAGGGCTGGTTCGTTGTTCTGCAATTGTCAGAAGATTTCGATGGAGAGCGCTTTTCCCTAGATCCTTAG
- the rsmH gene encoding 16S rRNA (cytosine(1402)-N(4))-methyltransferase RsmH, translating to MTDSIPHIPVLVKESLSLFQDQHPTTFCDVTVGAGGHAEAFLTSFPSIEHYDGSDRDLSALALSEKRLLPFKGRVCLRHASFDEVNALTPDGMYDGVLADLGVSSMQLTDLERGFSFQGEDHPLDMRMDTSRGITASEVLNSLREEEIGEIFRKYGEEPLWRSAANAVVHFRKKKKILTVKDLKDATSGVFPSYRLRKKIHPLTLIFQALRIYVNQEGAQLKVLLDSALRWLRPGGRLAIISFCSLDDRPVKWAFREAEARGEGRVLTKKVIMPTYEETRKNPRSRSAKLRCFEKSLKISDE from the coding sequence GTGACTGATTCCATTCCTCATATTCCCGTTTTGGTAAAAGAGAGTCTTTCATTATTTCAGGACCAGCATCCTACTACTTTTTGTGACGTTACTGTCGGCGCAGGTGGTCATGCAGAAGCTTTTCTAACTTCATTCCCCTCAATAGAACATTATGATGGGTCCGACAGAGATCTGTCTGCTCTGGCTTTGTCAGAGAAAAGGTTGCTTCCTTTCAAGGGGCGAGTGTGTTTGCGTCATGCCTCGTTTGATGAGGTTAACGCGCTAACTCCTGATGGGATGTATGATGGGGTGCTTGCTGATTTAGGAGTTTCCTCTATGCAATTAACGGACCTTGAACGAGGATTTAGTTTTCAAGGGGAGGATCACCCCTTAGATATGCGAATGGATACTTCTCGAGGTATTACTGCTAGTGAGGTGCTGAATTCTTTAAGAGAAGAGGAAATAGGAGAAATTTTCCGAAAATATGGAGAAGAGCCTCTTTGGAGGAGCGCTGCAAATGCTGTGGTTCATTTTAGGAAAAAGAAAAAGATTTTAACGGTTAAGGATCTAAAGGATGCAACGTCAGGGGTTTTCCCATCCTATCGATTAAGAAAAAAAATTCATCCATTAACATTGATATTTCAAGCTTTGCGCATTTATGTTAATCAAGAAGGGGCGCAATTAAAAGTTTTATTGGATTCCGCTTTGCGTTGGCTGCGTCCTGGTGGTCGTTTAGCTATCATTTCTTTTTGTAGTTTAGATGATCGTCCTGTTAAGTGGGCTTTTAGAGAAGCTGAGGCAAGAGGAGAGGGGCGAGTATTGACCAAAAAGGTAATCATGCCAACTTATGAAGAAACTAGGAAGAATCCTCGATCACGCTCGGCTAAGT
- a CDS encoding phospholipase D-like domain-containing protein codes for MKVKLLQKIFLFLACVVASNGFAHTIAIPDKNKAAKVLIHDNGYEMYESLLAAIDNARYTVELCPCMTGGEILSTILQHLDQRMEESPELVGYMLIQPTLIDEHDRKNLKALHEKRRDRFFYLFSDCPPYCNLFAPNVIETHIKLSIVDGKYVFIGGTNLEDLMCSKGDVDLGISDSPRAMIGGVLRPTALRDQDVTIVSEELGALLRKEFCAHYALWENFTKKFWFNKKLDDFRGIDPINLSVERARQSFCPEIETSSCAVSVPLDKIRCIFSGPDEPSNAITQEYVRLIDQAEHSIRIAQMYFIPVEKIYNSLMTACWGRGVDIGVITNGRTDRSPSITKTYAWGNRINYFPLTFGDRPALWKRFLFSPSHATKKFSVHEFYITNTQLHKKCMLVDNRVLVIGSYNFGKKSDVCDYECIVVIESEEAVAKAQVVFEKDLTLSKRATYDEIINWYFDPMNYCLGYLENKYMPA; via the coding sequence ATGAAGGTAAAATTGTTACAAAAAATTTTTTTGTTTTTAGCCTGTGTTGTGGCGTCTAATGGTTTCGCGCACACAATAGCTATTCCTGATAAGAACAAAGCAGCTAAAGTGCTTATTCATGATAACGGCTATGAAATGTATGAAAGCCTATTAGCTGCTATTGACAATGCTAGATACACTGTAGAATTATGCCCTTGTATGACTGGAGGAGAAATTTTATCTACTATCCTTCAGCATTTGGATCAGCGTATGGAAGAATCTCCTGAGCTTGTAGGGTACATGCTGATTCAGCCTACACTCATTGATGAGCATGATCGGAAAAATTTGAAAGCTCTTCATGAGAAACGAAGAGATCGATTCTTTTACCTATTTTCTGACTGCCCCCCTTATTGTAATCTTTTTGCTCCTAATGTGATTGAGACGCACATTAAGCTTTCTATCGTTGATGGGAAGTATGTTTTTATTGGGGGCACGAATTTAGAAGATCTCATGTGCTCTAAAGGGGATGTTGATCTTGGAATTTCTGATTCTCCTCGTGCTATGATAGGGGGAGTGCTTCGGCCTACTGCTCTTCGAGACCAAGATGTCACGATTGTTTCAGAAGAATTAGGTGCATTGCTTCGAAAAGAGTTTTGTGCTCATTATGCTTTATGGGAAAATTTCACTAAAAAATTCTGGTTTAACAAAAAATTAGATGATTTCAGAGGAATAGATCCTATTAATCTTTCTGTGGAAAGAGCAAGACAGTCTTTCTGTCCAGAGATAGAAACAAGTTCTTGTGCGGTTTCTGTTCCTTTAGACAAGATTCGCTGTATTTTTTCAGGGCCGGATGAACCAAGTAATGCGATTACCCAGGAATATGTTCGGTTGATTGATCAAGCCGAACATTCAATCCGGATAGCGCAGATGTATTTTATTCCTGTAGAGAAAATATACAATAGCTTAATGACGGCCTGTTGGGGTAGAGGTGTGGATATTGGGGTAATAACCAATGGAAGAACAGATCGGAGCCCGTCAATTACTAAAACATATGCTTGGGGGAACCGAATTAACTATTTCCCACTGACTTTTGGGGATAGGCCTGCTTTATGGAAAAGATTTCTCTTTTCCCCCAGTCATGCTACTAAAAAGTTCTCAGTTCATGAGTTTTATATAACCAATACTCAATTACATAAAAAATGCATGCTTGTAGATAATCGCGTTCTAGTTATAGGTAGTTATAATTTTGGAAAGAAGAGTGATGTGTGCGATTATGAATGCATCGTTGTTATTGAGTCTGAAGAGGCTGTAGCTAAGGCTCAGGTTGTATTTGAAAAAGATTTAACTCTTTCTAAAAGAGCGACCTACGATGAGATTATTAATTGGTATTTTGATCCTATGAATTATTGTTTAGGATATTTGGAAAATAAATACATGCCAGCCTAA
- the nqrE gene encoding NADH:ubiquinone reductase (Na(+)-transporting) subunit E, translated as MWLGDYSLINLLGIFLQATFIQNILLSTFLGMCSYLACSSRLSTANGLGMSVALVLTITGSINWLIHHFVTGPHALSWLSPALANIDLSFLELITFIVVIAAFTQILELLLERFSRNLYLALGIFLPLIAVNCAILGGVLFGITRNYPFLPMVVFSLGSGCGWWLAIVLFATIREKLAYSDIPQHLQGMGISFITTGLIAMAFMGLTGIDISKPTAKSVVISDTSTNKSKTTSAQERLSSNHKA; from the coding sequence ATGTGGTTAGGAGACTATTCTTTAATAAATCTCTTAGGCATCTTTTTGCAAGCCACCTTTATCCAAAATATTTTGCTTTCCACATTTTTAGGGATGTGCAGCTATTTAGCCTGTTCTTCTCGCTTGTCAACAGCCAACGGCTTAGGGATGTCTGTAGCTCTCGTACTTACCATTACAGGAAGTATTAACTGGTTGATCCACCATTTTGTCACAGGGCCTCATGCCTTATCCTGGCTATCTCCTGCATTAGCAAATATAGATCTCAGCTTTTTAGAATTGATTACATTTATTGTTGTTATCGCAGCATTCACACAAATTTTAGAGCTCCTTCTGGAGCGATTTTCAAGAAACCTCTATTTAGCTTTAGGAATCTTTCTACCCCTTATTGCAGTAAACTGTGCTATTTTAGGCGGAGTATTATTTGGAATTACCCGAAACTATCCTTTTCTTCCTATGGTTGTATTTTCTTTAGGATCAGGATGTGGTTGGTGGTTAGCTATTGTTCTCTTTGCAACCATTAGAGAAAAGTTAGCCTATTCCGATATCCCTCAACATTTACAAGGAATGGGGATCTCCTTCATTACAACAGGCCTTATAGCTATGGCATTCATGGGATTAACAGGAATTGACATCTCAAAACCTACAGCTAAATCTGTAGTGATTTCAGACACTTCCACCAATAAATCAAAAACAACCTCCGCGCAAGAACGCCTCAGCTCAAACCACAAAGCTTAA